In Zingiber officinale cultivar Zhangliang chromosome 8B, Zo_v1.1, whole genome shotgun sequence, a single genomic region encodes these proteins:
- the LOC122017962 gene encoding protein FMP32, mitochondrial-like: MPRVSLASLIFRRGGVNLGFHCLSLMRPVDFHLSDSSPLLRHFSSQLVKTNGNRVNRVYLVDTLALVRKLETQGLPTKQAEAITSTITETLNDSLENVIQSFVSKSEMDKIEMIQDSNLSKFKSEIKSTQEHHFSSLQRETGKLQGDIEKLRSELRYEVDKVTAGHRLDLNLERGRIRDELATQATENNELTNKLDREIHSLRTQLETAKYDVIKYCVGTIVSISTVGLAFVRIWMKNL, encoded by the exons ATGCCACGTGTATCCCTCGCATCCCTCATTTTTAGGAGAGGCGGTGTTAATCTAGGGTTTCATTGTTTGTCGTTGATGCGGCCCGTTGATTTTCATTTATCCGATTCTTCTCCACTCTTACGACACTTCTCTTCGCAGCTTGTGAAGACTAATGGAAATAGAGTAAATAGAGTTTACCTTGTGGACACGTTAGCTTTG GTTAGGAAATTAGAAACACAAGGATTGCCTACTAAGCAAGCAGAGGCTATCACATCAACTATCACAGAGACTTTGAATGATAGTTTAGAGAACGTGATACAGTCATTTGTATCAAAATCTGAGATGGATAAG ATTGAGATGATTCAAGATTctaatttatcaaaattcaagTCTGAAATAAAGAGCACTCAG GAGCATCATTTTTCATCTTTGCAACGAGAGACTGGAAAACTTCAAGGGGATATTGAGAAATTGCGAAGTGAACTTAG ATATGAAGTGGATAAAGTTACTGCCGGACATCGTTTGGATTTAAATCTTGAAAGAGG gCGCATACGTGATGAACTAGCTACGCAGGCTACTGAAAACAATGAACTCACTAATAAACTTGACCGG GAAATTCACTCATTGAGAACACAATTAGAGACTGCAAAGTACGATGTTATAAAATACTGCGTTGGTACTATTGTTTCAATATCAACAGTTGGTCTTGCTTTTGTGCGTATTTGGATGAAAAATCTGTGA
- the LOC122013750 gene encoding auxin-induced protein 15A-like has protein sequence MANYLKSGMRKLQRRLQGGFRKEERVPDDVKTGHVAVHAMAVEGRELQRFIVEVTELGRPEFMRLLERAEEEFGYEQEGVLVVPCCADELQKILNHN, from the coding sequence ATGGCTAATTACTTGAAGAGTGGGATGAGGAAGCTGCAGAGAAGGCTGCAGGGTGGCTTTAGGAAGGAGGAGCGAGTGCCGGATGACGTGAAGACAGGCCACGTCGCGGTGCACGCCATGGCGGTCGAGGGCCGCGAGCTGCAGAGGTTCATCGTGGAGGTGACTGAGCTGGGGCGGCCGGAGTTCATGAGGCTGCTGGAGAGAGCGGAGGAGGAGTTCGGGTATGAGCAGGAGGGCGTGCTGGTCGTGCCTTGCTGTGCTGATGAGCTCCAAAAGATACTTAATCACAATTAA